One Microbacterium marinum genomic window carries:
- a CDS encoding YhgE/Pip family protein: MRVILRLVARDVRHATRNVMACIVIFGLVVIPSLFTWFNVIASWDPFANTSNLKVAVASTDTGYESDLVPLRIDVGEQVLSALRANDDLDWVVTTEDDAIDGTKSGAYYAAIVLPPSFSSDMMTFYVDGAEHTDIALYTNEKKNALAPKITAQGADGVSAQISETFTQTLSEIALGLLSSLSDYLTDDDTQAALARLQARVSGLSTQLRAGAQTADMFSALFDSSIPLVNSASQLVDAAGGAFNDAAGAAGSGRDAVDSVASALRNATGGVSDALSATTKSYNAVGDRIDDLYADIDRLNGDRVTVLTDIAARVQDQIDRYNTIRDTLDTEVRPTLPAAAEGALDTVIAVLDDAIARQQAVHDRLAEAATDVQGDSASAQDSHQEILVAIAEAKTAVQKAQSAYTDDLKPQLDLLSSTLSRLDSDVSVVRSDLAGVSASLSGSADSVLTAIDRGKTVASGISTSLDELADRFGDLDQALGTAADTGDLSELRDIIGGDPGVLAASLAEPVRVDRTAVFPVAGFGAAMAPLYTILALWVGALLMTVTIRVDVNHNTLRGAPALTTTQKYLGRYGIFGLVGLAQSTLLTLGLILFVRIEPAHPLLMVLAGWLTSLVFTLIVYTAVVTFGNAGKALCVLLLVIQISGSGGAYPLQLLPDWFQNISPFLPATYAIQAMRSAIAGVYAADFWISLLLLALFIVPALLLGLVLRRPLIAYNRGMSEALESTKLM; this comes from the coding sequence GGAATGTGATGGCGTGCATCGTCATCTTCGGCCTCGTCGTCATCCCGTCACTGTTCACCTGGTTCAACGTGATCGCCAGCTGGGATCCTTTCGCGAACACCAGCAACTTGAAGGTCGCCGTCGCCAGCACCGACACCGGCTACGAAAGCGATCTGGTTCCGCTCCGGATCGACGTCGGCGAACAGGTCTTGTCCGCGCTGCGCGCCAACGATGACCTCGACTGGGTCGTCACGACGGAAGACGACGCAATCGACGGCACCAAGTCGGGTGCCTACTACGCCGCGATCGTGCTTCCGCCGTCCTTCAGTAGCGACATGATGACCTTCTACGTCGACGGTGCGGAGCACACCGACATCGCGCTCTATACCAACGAGAAGAAGAACGCCCTCGCTCCGAAGATCACCGCCCAGGGCGCCGACGGTGTGTCTGCGCAGATCTCCGAGACGTTCACCCAAACCCTCAGCGAGATCGCGCTCGGGCTGCTCTCCTCCCTCTCCGACTACCTCACCGACGACGACACCCAGGCTGCGCTCGCCCGGCTCCAGGCGCGTGTGTCCGGTCTGTCGACGCAACTGCGTGCCGGTGCGCAGACCGCCGACATGTTCTCCGCCCTCTTCGACTCCAGCATCCCCCTGGTGAACAGCGCCTCCCAACTCGTCGACGCCGCAGGAGGTGCGTTCAACGACGCCGCCGGCGCTGCCGGCAGCGGGCGCGATGCGGTCGACTCCGTCGCCTCCGCTCTGCGTAACGCCACGGGGGGAGTCTCCGACGCACTGTCTGCGACCACCAAGAGCTACAACGCGGTGGGCGATCGCATCGACGACCTCTACGCGGACATCGATCGTCTCAATGGCGACCGCGTGACGGTGCTCACCGACATCGCGGCACGAGTCCAAGATCAGATCGACCGATACAACACCATCCGCGACACCCTCGACACTGAGGTCCGGCCCACGCTCCCCGCAGCCGCGGAAGGCGCCCTCGACACCGTCATCGCCGTTCTCGATGACGCGATCGCCCGACAGCAGGCCGTCCACGATCGACTCGCGGAAGCTGCAACGGACGTTCAGGGGGACAGCGCTTCCGCTCAGGACTCCCACCAGGAGATCCTCGTCGCGATCGCCGAAGCGAAGACTGCTGTACAGAAAGCGCAGAGCGCGTACACCGACGATCTGAAGCCGCAACTGGATCTCCTGTCGTCGACGCTCTCGCGCCTCGACTCGGACGTCTCAGTCGTGCGTAGTGACCTCGCCGGCGTATCCGCCAGCTTGTCCGGTTCAGCGGACTCCGTGCTGACGGCCATCGATCGCGGCAAGACCGTCGCCAGCGGGATATCCACCTCACTGGACGAACTGGCCGACCGATTCGGCGACCTCGATCAGGCGCTCGGAACCGCAGCCGACACCGGTGATCTCAGCGAACTCCGCGACATCATCGGAGGCGACCCCGGCGTTCTCGCCGCCTCACTGGCAGAACCCGTCCGGGTCGACCGCACGGCGGTATTCCCCGTCGCCGGCTTCGGCGCTGCCATGGCGCCCCTGTACACCATCCTCGCGCTCTGGGTCGGAGCGTTGCTGATGACAGTCACCATCCGGGTCGACGTCAACCACAACACGCTTCGTGGCGCCCCAGCACTTACGACGACCCAGAAGTACCTCGGACGATATGGCATCTTCGGACTCGTCGGCCTCGCCCAGAGCACACTCCTCACCCTCGGGCTCATCCTGTTCGTCCGCATTGAGCCTGCACACCCACTGCTCATGGTCCTCGCCGGATGGCTGACTTCCCTCGTCTTCACCCTCATCGTCTACACCGCGGTCGTCACGTTCGGCAATGCCGGAAAGGCGCTGTGCGTGCTCCTCCTCGTCATCCAGATCTCCGGATCCGGCGGCGCGTACCCTCTCCAGCTGCTGCCGGATTGGTTCCAGAACATCAGCCCGTTCTTGCCAGCCACCTATGCGATCCAGGCCATGCGCTCGGCGATTGCCGGCGTCTACGCGGCGGACTTCTGGATCTCGCTTCTCCTCCTCGCCCTCTTCATCGTTCCGGCCTTGCTGCTCGGCCTGGTGCTGCGGCGGCCCCTGATCGCATACAACCGGGGCATGTCGGAGGCGCTTGAATCAACCAAGCTCATGTGA